TATTTTTTAATTAGTAATGTATAATATAATTAGATTTTAAATGGAGGTATAATTTTGAAAATAAAAGCGATCGCCTTAGATATGGACGGAACCTTACTTACTAGTAATCATCATCCATCTGAAAGAACTAAAAACTTTCTTTTAGAACTTGAAAAAAAAGGAGTCATAATTATAATTGCAACAGGACGTGCCTATTACAGTACTATCCCATTAATTAAAGAAATTGGGTTGAAAAATGGTTTTGTTATTTGTTATAACGGAGCTAATGTTTTTGATTCTAAGGATAATTCAGTTGTCTTTCAAGGAAATTTACAAGGGGAATATGTTAAAAAAATGATTGAAATTTCTAGAGAAACTAAAACTCATCTTAACTTATACCAAAATGATAAACTTTACTGTGAAAATATCAACAGAAAAGAAGTTGAATTTTACTGTAAAAAATGTAATATCCATGCTCATGAAAAGAATTTTGATACTTTTGAAGATTATAACATGCCTAAAAATTTATTCATTGCTCCTTATGAAAAACTTTTAGAACTAGAAAAAATTATACTAGAAAGAACTGACAACAATGTTCACACTACTTTTTCTAGTAAAATATTTTTAGAAGTTTTAAATAAAAAAACAAATAAGGGAGAAACTTTAAAATGGCTTTTAAATAATTTAAATATTTCAGTTGATGAAACTTGTGCCTTTGGAGATGCTGAAAATGATTTTGAAATGTTAAAAGTTGTTAAGTATGGAGTTGCAATGGGAAATTCTCAAGAGGATTTTAAAAAAAGACTTAATTATTCCACTTTAAGTAATGATGAAGATGGAATTGTTGAATTTTTAAAAAAATATTTTTAATAAAAAAACTAGATATTTAAAATATCTAGTTTTTTTTTACATATCTGATTTTTCTATTTCAAAAATATAACCTGGTATGCTACTTTCTGGGTCAAACATTATTTTTGAACACTTTAAAAAACTTTTAATTCCATATTTTTTTTCCATTCCAAATTTAAGATTGTTTTTATCTTTATTTGGAAAAATCTTATAGGCATTTGCTAAAAATAAAAGCATTCTTTTATTATTTTTCCTAGAAACTTCTGTCTTGTCATAATCATCTAGATCTTGAATTATTTCCTTTGTTAGAGGATATTTTTTTATTTTAATTTTCACATAGCTTTCCATTTCTTTAAAAAATTCAAATAGACTAAAAGGTTCTGAACAACCATCTACAGAAAATAATGCAATTATAAATTCTAACCATATTTTAGAATTTTTTCTATTTTCTTTGTTGTTTCCCCTATATATTTTTTGTTTTATTTTAGGATATCCACCTGTTACATCAAATATTATTTCAGATTCCCCTATTCTTTTTATAAAAAATGGTTCTGAGGAATCAATTATAGCTATATTTATTTTTTCATCCTTAACATTTAAATCACTTTTATAAAATCCTATAGAAAGCAAGTCTTTTATTTCAGGCATATTTGTATAAATAGAAATTCTTTTTAATTCTTTTTCTGATGAAATATATCTCACTTCTAAATCACCTCCATCTTATGCTACTAATAGTATATCATTTTTAATTTAAAAATCTACCTCTTAATTTTTATTTGTTTTTAATTTGTTTTTTGTTATACTATAGATATATACTTTTGGTATATTTATCTGGAAGTGGATAAAAGCTGGTGCTTTTAGCAGTCTTCAAAACTGTCTTGGCGATTATTTCGTTGGTAGGTTCGATTCCTTCACACTTCCGCCAAAATAAATTAAGGAGGATGTATGAATATTCAAAATGAAGTTTTAAAATATAAAAATAATGTTATTTCTTCTTTACAAGAATCTATTCAAATTAAAAGTGTAGAAGAGGAAGCTAAACCAGGAATGCCATTTGGTGAAGGTCCTGCTAAAGCTTTAGAACACTTCTTAGGAGTTGCTAAAAATTTAGGCTTCAAAACTGAAAATTTTGATAATTATGTTGGACATATAGATTTTGGTCAAGGAGAAGAAACTTTAGGTATTGTTGGACATGTTGATGTTGTTCCTGAAGGAACTGGATGGGACTACCCACCTTTTTCTGGAAAAATAGTTGATAATAAAATGTATGGAAGAGGAACTCTTGATGATAAGGGACCTCTAATGGTTTGTCTTTATGCTATGAAAGCTTTAAAAGATATGAATATTCCTTTAAAGAAAAAAGTTAGAATGATTGTTGGAGCTAATGAAGAAACTAATTGGGGATGTATGAAACATTACTTTGGAAAATTAAATATGCCACAACCAACTTTAGCTTTTACCCCTGACAGTGAGTTTCCTGTAACCTTTGCTGAAAAGGGAATTTTCAGAGGATTAATTAAAATAAAAACTGATTGTAAAGATTTGGATATTTTAGGAGGAAAGGTTTTAAATGCTGTTCCTGAAAAAGCTGTTCTTACTTTACCTATATCAACTAAAGAAATTATTAATAAAAATATTCCTGTATTTAATGAAGGGAAAGAATATAAGTTGTCAGCTGAAGTTATTGATAACAAAGTTGTTGTTACTTCAATGGGAAAAGCTGCACATGCTGCACATCCACATTTAGGATATAATTCTTTAACTGCACTTATGTTATTTATACATTCTCTAGATTTGGATATTACAGGTTTAAATACAATGGCTAAATTCTTTGCTGAAAATATTAAAATGGAATTTAATGGTAAATCAGCTGGACTTTTCTATGAAGATGAGCCTTCTGGTGAAATATCTATGTGTTATGGAAAAGCATTTATTGAAAATGGATATATGAATATTTCCCTTGATACAAGATATCCTGTCACTGCTAATGGGGAAGAAATTAAAAATAAAGTTCTTACTCTTTTGGAAAAATATGGAATGGATTTTTCTGTATTAAAGGAAGAAAAACCTCTATATGTTAGAAAAGATGACCCTTTAGTTCAAACACTTACTGAAGTCTACAGTAGAGTTACTGGGGATACAGATTGTGCCCCTCTAGCAAGTGGTGGAGGAACTTATGCAAAGGCTGTAAAGAACTGTGTTGCCTTTGGTGCTTTGCTAAAAGGTACCCCTGATACAATGCATCAAAAAAATGAATGTATAGATTTAGATACAATTGATACTCTATTACAAATATATGTTGAAGCTATTTATAAACTAGCTAAATAAAAATTAAAAGCACGGAAATTAATTTCCATGCTTTTGTTATTTAAACTTGTAAAAATTTATTATAATATTTAGCCAGTCCACCTAAAGAAGTTTCCTTGTAAGCAGGACACATATCGCATCCTGTTTCCTTCATAGTTATAACAACTTGATCGAAACTTATTGTATGTTCCCCTGAAGTTGATAATGCATAATTAGCTGTATTTAAGGATCTTACTGCTACTATTGCATTTCTTTCAATACAAGGTATTTGAACATATCCACCAATAGGATCACAAGTCATTCCCAAATGATGTTCCAATCCCATTTCAGCAGCATATTCTATTTGTTCAGATGTTCCATCTAAAATATATACTGCCATTGCAGAGGCCATTGAACACGCAGCTCCTATTTCAGCTTGACAACCTGCTTCAGCTCCTGATATAGTTGCGTTTTCCTTTATTAAATTTCCTATTAATCCTGCAATTGCCAAAGCCTTTAAAGAAATTTCTCTATCCAATTGATATTCTTCTATTAATGCTCTCAACAATCCTGGAATTACACCTGCTGCTCCACAAGTTGGAGCTGTAACTATTGTTCCAGCACTACTATTTTCCTCTGCAACAGCTAAAGCATATGCAAATATTTTTTGTGTTATAACTAGATAATTTTTTTTCTTATCTATTTTATCATATAATTTTTTAGATTTTCTTTGATACTTTAGTTTTCCTGGAAGAATCCCATCTTTTCTAATACCAACATCTATAGCAGCGTTCATAGTATCTAAAATATCTCCCAAATAATTCCAAATATCCTTTCCTTCAGAAAATTCAACATATTCCCAAAGTTCTTTATTATTTTCATGACACCATTTAATAATATCATCCATCTTATTTAATTTATAGCATTCTTCTATTTCAGAAGAATTAGTTTCTAAATCCTTTATACTTCCTCCACCAACTGAAAAAACTAACCATTCCTTGATAACTTTTCCTTTTAAATCCAAAGCTTGAAATTTCATTCCATTAGTATGAAACTCATGTACAAACTCAGGCATCCAAATAATTTCTGTTTTTTTAGGCTCTAAAGTTTTTTCTATAATCCAATCTGTTAAATGTCCTTTTCCTGTTGCTGCTAAACTTCCGTAAAGTTCTATTCTATAAGATGCAGCATCTTCAGTTTCTTTTTTAAATTTTTTAGCTGCTCTTTCTGGTCCCATAGTATGAGAACTAGATGGTCCACATCCTATTTTAAATAATTCCTTTAAACTATCCACTAGTTGCCCCCTTTAAAAAATTATATATTAATTTTTTTAATTTTATCTAATTTCCTCTTATTTCATCAACTGTTTTTATCTTATAATTTTTAAATAATAATGAACCTAAATAACCTGTAACTCCACCTGTAACAGCACACATTAAAGCTACTTTTGTAACTACTAATGGATTATTAAAACCATACATAACCATAAGTCCTGCAATTGGAGTAGCTGTTCCTGTTGCATTATTAACTAATCCGTAAGTTGAAACTATAACACCTGCAATTGCTCCACCAAAAAAATTAGTTACATATACAGGTATTGGATTTGCTGAAATTACATCTGCTTGAGTTAGAGGTTCTATTGCAACTGCTATTGTAGTTTTTCTTCCTCCAAATCCCATTCTATGGAAAAATACTCCATTTAAAAATGATGATCCCATAACAGATAGAGCCCCTATTGCCATTGGTATTCCAGTAAGGCCTAACATAGCTGTTAAAGCCATTGAAGAAAGAGGAGCTGTTGCTACAACAGTTATTACTCCCCCTAAAACAATACCCATAAGTATTGGACTTGTATGAGAAGCTTGTTCTAATATTTTTCCTATATTTAATAATGTTGCATTTACCAATGGATCAGAAACTGTTGCAATTAATCTAGCTAAAGGTGCTATAAAACAAATAATAAATATTAAATCTAATCCTTGAGGTACTTTTTCTTCTACCTTAGGTATTATAAATGCCAATACATATCCTGCTAAAAATCCTGGTAATATACCAAATCCTGCAACTGAAACGCCAACTAAAACTGCATATGTTGGATTAACACCCAATGCTAAAGGAACTAAAGCTGCTGCTGCAACTCCACCCATTGATCCTGCTGCATCTCCAACTCCACCTAAAAATTCAACTCCTAATAAATCTCCACCAACATAACGTTGAAAAGCTTCCACTAGAAAACTTGCTGTAGCTGCCCCTGCTAAAGCTCCCATTGCCTTCATTCCCTTTGGCATTTTTAAACTAAACAGCGAAAAACCTACTAAAACAACTAATAATAAAACAATCCCCTTTAAAATTTCCATGTGATCTCCCATTTTAAATAAATTTTAATTAATTAATTTTTAATTTGTATAACTTCATAGAGTTTTCGTTCTCTTTATGAATATTATACTTTTTTTTATACATGAAAAATTATAGCATAGGTCTTTCATTATTTCAAATATTTTTTTCATTATTATGAAAAAAATATCCTGTATTTTAATTTTTTGTGTTTTTTATAAGTATTTTATATTATATTGTGTCATAATTAAAATATTTTGTATTTTAACCCCTTATATTTTTATATAAAACTATAATTTCAC
Above is a window of Fusobacterium sp. IOR10 DNA encoding:
- the pepV gene encoding dipeptidase PepV, whose product is MNIQNEVLKYKNNVISSLQESIQIKSVEEEAKPGMPFGEGPAKALEHFLGVAKNLGFKTENFDNYVGHIDFGQGEETLGIVGHVDVVPEGTGWDYPPFSGKIVDNKMYGRGTLDDKGPLMVCLYAMKALKDMNIPLKKKVRMIVGANEETNWGCMKHYFGKLNMPQPTLAFTPDSEFPVTFAEKGIFRGLIKIKTDCKDLDILGGKVLNAVPEKAVLTLPISTKEIINKNIPVFNEGKEYKLSAEVIDNKVVVTSMGKAAHAAHPHLGYNSLTALMLFIHSLDLDITGLNTMAKFFAENIKMEFNGKSAGLFYEDEPSGEISMCYGKAFIENGYMNISLDTRYPVTANGEEIKNKVLTLLEKYGMDFSVLKEEKPLYVRKDDPLVQTLTEVYSRVTGDTDCAPLASGGGTYAKAVKNCVAFGALLKGTPDTMHQKNECIDLDTIDTLLQIYVEAIYKLAK
- a CDS encoding L-serine ammonia-lyase, iron-sulfur-dependent, subunit alpha, which encodes MDSLKELFKIGCGPSSSHTMGPERAAKKFKKETEDAASYRIELYGSLAATGKGHLTDWIIEKTLEPKKTEIIWMPEFVHEFHTNGMKFQALDLKGKVIKEWLVFSVGGGSIKDLETNSSEIEECYKLNKMDDIIKWCHENNKELWEYVEFSEGKDIWNYLGDILDTMNAAIDVGIRKDGILPGKLKYQRKSKKLYDKIDKKKNYLVITQKIFAYALAVAEENSSAGTIVTAPTCGAAGVIPGLLRALIEEYQLDREISLKALAIAGLIGNLIKENATISGAEAGCQAEIGAACSMASAMAVYILDGTSEQIEYAAEMGLEHHLGMTCDPIGGYVQIPCIERNAIVAVRSLNTANYALSTSGEHTISFDQVVITMKETGCDMCPAYKETSLGGLAKYYNKFLQV
- a CDS encoding Cof-type HAD-IIB family hydrolase gives rise to the protein MKIKAIALDMDGTLLTSNHHPSERTKNFLLELEKKGVIIIIATGRAYYSTIPLIKEIGLKNGFVICYNGANVFDSKDNSVVFQGNLQGEYVKKMIEISRETKTHLNLYQNDKLYCENINRKEVEFYCKKCNIHAHEKNFDTFEDYNMPKNLFIAPYEKLLELEKIILERTDNNVHTTFSSKIFLEVLNKKTNKGETLKWLLNNLNISVDETCAFGDAENDFEMLKVVKYGVAMGNSQEDFKKRLNYSTLSNDEDGIVEFLKKYF
- a CDS encoding PTS sugar transporter subunit IIC, giving the protein MEILKGIVLLLVVLVGFSLFSLKMPKGMKAMGALAGAATASFLVEAFQRYVGGDLLGVEFLGGVGDAAGSMGGVAAAALVPLALGVNPTYAVLVGVSVAGFGILPGFLAGYVLAFIIPKVEEKVPQGLDLIFIICFIAPLARLIATVSDPLVNATLLNIGKILEQASHTSPILMGIVLGGVITVVATAPLSSMALTAMLGLTGIPMAIGALSVMGSSFLNGVFFHRMGFGGRKTTIAVAIEPLTQADVISANPIPVYVTNFFGGAIAGVIVSTYGLVNNATGTATPIAGLMVMYGFNNPLVVTKVALMCAVTGGVTGYLGSLLFKNYKIKTVDEIRGN